In Myripristis murdjan chromosome 9, fMyrMur1.1, whole genome shotgun sequence, the following proteins share a genomic window:
- the me2 gene encoding NAD-dependent malic enzyme, mitochondrial codes for MLSRLRTTLNLRPCVSVCRWAHTKEKGKPLMLNPRTNKGMAFSLRERQILGIQGLLPPKVETQDIQAMRFQNNLKRMSDPLEKYIYLMGIQERNERLFYRVLMEDIEELMPIVYTPTVGLACTQYGHIFRRPKGLFISILDKGHIRSILDNWPETNVAAVVVTDGERILGLGDLGVYGMGIPVGKLCLYTACAGIRPEKCLPVVIDVGTDNETLLKDPFYMGLYQKRDRSQAYDDLIDEFMEAVVDKYGQDTLIQFEDFGNHNAFRFLRKYREKYCTFNDDIQGTASVALAGLLAAQRAIGKPITEHRVLFLGAGEAALGIANLIVMAMMETGMTQAEAQQKIWMYDKYGLLVKGRAQETDTNQEAFVHDSPGNVQSFLDAVNTIKPTAIIGVAGAGRLFTHDVIKAMGALNERPIIFALSNPTNKAECTAEDAYTITNGRCLFASGSPFDPVTLSDGRVFTPGQGNNAYIFPGVALAVILSGVRHISDTVFLEAAKTLSEQLTDKELEEGRLYPPLSNIREVSVQMAVKVVEYVYAKGMAFRYPEPVDKNSFVRSTVWHTNYDSFLPDIYDWPGVTFNPKRD; via the exons ggcATGGCCTTCTCCCTACGAGAGCGACAGATTTTGGGGATACAGGGTCTGCTGCCTCCCAAAGTGGAGACTCAGGACATTCAGGCTATGCGCTTCCAGAATAACCTCAAGAGGATGAGTGACCCTCTAGAGAA ATACATATACCTGATGGGCATCCAGGAAAGGAATGAGAGGCTGTTCTATAGAGTGTTGATGGAGGACATTGAAGAACTGATGCCTATAGTCTACACTCCCACTGTAGGCCTGGCCTGCACACAGTATGGACACATCTTCAGGAGACCCAA GGGCTTGTTCATCTCCATTCTGGACAAAGGACATATCCGCTCCATCCTGGACAACTGGCCAGAGACAAATGTTGCA GCAGTAGTAGTAACTGATGGAGAGCGTATTTTAGGATTAGGGGACCTGGGTGTTTATGGCATGGGCATCCCTGTGGGAAAACTTTGCCTGTACACGGCCTGTGCTGGCATCAGACCTGAGAAATGTCTGCCAGTGGTGATAGACGTTGGCACAGACAACGAG ACACTCCTTAAGGATCCGTTCTACATGGGCCTGTACCAGAAGCGGGACCGCTCTCAAGCATACGATGATCTGATTGATGAATTcatggaggctgtggtggacaAATATGGCCAGGACACACTGATCCAGTTTGAGGACTTTGGGAACCACAATGCTTTCCGCTTCCTCAGGAAGTACAGGGAGAAGTACTGCACCTTCAATGATGACATCCAAG gCACTGCGTCTGTAGCCCTAGCTGGTCTGTTGGCAGCTCAGAGAGCCATTGGTAAACCCATCACTGAACACAGGGTGCTTTTCCTGGGTGCTGGAGAG GCTGCCCTGGGTATTGCTAACCTAATTGTCATGGCAATGATGGAGACAGGGATGACCCAGGCTGAGGCCCAACAGAAAATCTGGATGTATGACAAATATGGGCTACTCGTGAAG GGCAGAGCCCAGGAAACAGACACAAACCAGGAGGCGTTTGTTCATGACAGTCCAGGGAATGTTCAGAGCTTCTTGGATGCTGTCAACACCATCAAACCCACTGCTATCATTG gtGTGGCAGGAGCCGGACGTTTGTTTACCCATGATGTCATCAAAGCAATGGGAGCCCTGAACGAACGACCAATCATCTTCGCCCTGAGTAACCCCACCAACAAAGCAGAGTGCACAGCAGAGGACGCCTACACAATTACTAAT GGTAGATGTCTTTTTGCCAGTGGCAGTCCCTTTGATCCAGTGACTCTGAGTGATGGACGGGTTTTCACACCTGGACAAGGAAATAATGCTTACATCTTCCCAG GTGTGGCCCTGGCTGTGATCCTGAGCGGAGTGAGACACATCAGCGACACAGTCTTCCTAGAGGCAGCTAAG actCTTTCAGAGCAGCTCACGGATAAAGAGCTTGAAGAAGGCAGACTTTACCCACCCCTCTCCAATATCAGAGAGGTCTCAGTCCAAATGGCTGTCAAG GTGGTGGAGTATGTCTATGCTAAAGGCATGGCGTTCCGCTACCCCGAGCCTGTGGACAAGAACAGCTTTGTGCGCTCTACCGTCTGGCACACCAACTACGACTCCTTCCTGCCAGATATCTACGACTGGCCCGGCGTCACCTTCAACCCCAAGAGGGACTAG